The genomic interval AAGCTAACCACGGCTATTTTAGAAGAAATCGAGCACTTTGCTCAAAATACTAATTAGCTTCTTGGTTAAATTTAGGGCTCTAGATACCGAATGAAATATTTTCTAACAAACGCTCTTTTGATGACCACCCTACTCTTCTATACCCCGGCTTCAGCAGTTACTGCCAGAATCGAGAAAAGCACTGTCTCACCAGGCAAGGAACAGAGAGAAACCAATCTCGAAGAAGCCAAGAGTGTTTACCTCGATTACTACAAGGATTTAAAGAACCTGGACCGGTCAATCGGCATCCTAGAAGAAATCCTGGAGAAAGACCCGGAGAACCTGGAGGCTTTGCTCTTACTATCAAGGGTCTGGCTGACCTACGGTTACGCCAAGGCTCCCGATGATGATGAAAAATCGACAGCATTCAAGAACGGATTCGAAGCGGCCAGGAGGGCTTTAGAAATAGCGCCGGACGACCCGGACGCCCATTTCTACCATGTGGCTAACCTAGGCTCATGGGCGGAGACTCGAGGCGTTATAAGGTCCCTTTTCTTATTACCAAAGATAAGGGGAGGAATAGAAAAAATACTGGAGCTAGACCCGAAGCATGTTTACGGTTTAGCTATGTACGGGCTATTCTATTACTCACTCCCCGGTTTTCTGGGCGGAGACCTCCACCTGTCTGAGATATACCTAAAAAGGGCTATAGGCATAGATCCCCACATGAGCACCCTCAAGATTCATCTGGCCAAGACACTGATAAAACAAAAAAAGTACGATGAAGCGAAAGACACGCTCAGAGCATTAATCGAGGAAAAGAATCCGACCTTCTACGCGGACTGGTACCTTAACCGGAAAGTGGCCGCAAGAATGATAGTGAACATAGAGAAACTAGAGAAGAAGTCGGATTTTAATCTTACGTCGTTGTCGTCTACTGAATGAATTCCTAGAGGCATAGTCATGGCAAGAATGCTTTTGTCATTCCCACAAGTTACCGGACTAAACCTGTCCCCTCACCTATGAAGAGGGGAACTCT from Thermodesulfobacteriota bacterium carries:
- a CDS encoding tetratricopeptide repeat protein yields the protein MKYFLTNALLMTTLLFYTPASAVTARIEKSTVSPGKEQRETNLEEAKSVYLDYYKDLKNLDRSIGILEEILEKDPENLEALLLLSRVWLTYGYAKAPDDDEKSTAFKNGFEAARRALEIAPDDPDAHFYHVANLGSWAETRGVIRSLFLLPKIRGGIEKILELDPKHVYGLAMYGLFYYSLPGFLGGDLHLSEIYLKRAIGIDPHMSTLKIHLAKTLIKQKKYDEAKDTLRALIEEKNPTFYADWYLNRKVAARMIVNIEKLEKKSDFNLTSLSSTE